In one Gemmatimonadota bacterium genomic region, the following are encoded:
- a CDS encoding YeiH family protein, translating into MGQKPVIPVEAYSESRDTDFDSRLLLLLPGILLAVVVSLVSLAIANVEERVFGHAIIEGLVVAILVGMIVRTLWMPPASMNPGVSFTAKQVLEVAIFLLGASVDLPLLLRAGPSLAIGIVLLVILGICGSYSIGRMMGLPHKLAVLVACGNSICGNSAIAAIAPVIGAKKEHVVSSIAFTAILGVVVVLGLPLLIHPLGLNNYQYGVLAGLSVYAVPQVLAAAFPVSILSGQVGTLVKLVRVLMLGPVVIFFALTHPNENPDGGASPTRFQLTRFVPWFIIGFLLLAILRSTNAIPSTWVAPTRAVSTWFTVAAMAALGLGVDLKAMTRVGPRVITTVTGSLCVLIVLSLGLIHFLHIS; encoded by the coding sequence ATGGGACAGAAACCCGTCATTCCCGTGGAAGCGTACTCAGAGAGCCGGGATACGGATTTCGACAGCCGGCTTCTCTTGCTCCTGCCAGGAATCCTCCTCGCAGTCGTTGTCAGTCTCGTATCGCTCGCCATCGCAAACGTCGAGGAGCGCGTCTTCGGACATGCGATCATCGAGGGGCTCGTCGTCGCCATTCTGGTCGGGATGATCGTCCGCACTCTCTGGATGCCGCCCGCGAGCATGAATCCGGGTGTCTCCTTCACTGCCAAACAGGTGCTCGAAGTCGCGATATTCCTGCTCGGCGCATCCGTGGATCTGCCGCTCCTGCTGCGCGCAGGACCGTCGCTCGCAATCGGGATCGTGCTGCTCGTAATCCTCGGGATCTGCGGCAGCTATTCGATCGGTAGAATGATGGGACTGCCGCACAAGCTCGCGGTGCTCGTCGCGTGCGGCAACTCGATATGCGGTAACTCCGCAATCGCCGCAATTGCACCCGTGATCGGAGCGAAGAAGGAACACGTCGTGTCGTCCATCGCGTTCACGGCGATTCTCGGTGTTGTCGTCGTGCTGGGACTACCACTCCTGATCCATCCACTTGGGCTCAACAACTATCAGTACGGCGTGCTGGCTGGACTCTCCGTTTACGCGGTCCCGCAGGTTCTCGCCGCAGCATTCCCGGTGAGCATTCTCTCCGGCCAGGTTGGAACGCTCGTGAAACTGGTACGCGTTCTGATGCTGGGTCCCGTAGTGATATTCTTTGCCCTCACTCATCCGAATGAAAATCCCGACGGCGGTGCATCTCCGACGCGGTTTCAACTGACGCGGTTCGTGCCGTGGTTCATCATTGGATTCCTGCTGCTGGCGATACTGCGGTCGACCAACGCGATACCCTCGACATGGGTTGCGCCGACACGCGCGGTATCGACCTGGTTCACCGTCGCGGCGATGGCCGCGCTCGGACTGGGGGTCGATCTCAAGGCCATGACCAGAGTGGGCCCGCGCGTCATTACGACCGTCACGGGCTCGCTCTGCGTCCTGATCGTACTGAGCCTCGGGCTGATTCACTTCCTGCACATCAGCTGA
- a CDS encoding BTAD domain-containing putative transcriptional regulator, whose protein sequence is MRVNHLRLITLGRLALVSGSGDDESLSRRRRQLAVLAVLALNARPVSREQLVDMFWGDEPEDRARHSLSNALSSIRGLLGPAAIATRQTDVALSPDAQLGVDALEFNAACEASDHERAVALYTGPFLDGVFVPDSPRFDAWVARERARLERQFLHACEAHCTALSRAGRWDECAALATRWLDALPPSRAAAIMMLSSLAAPGTREALHTALNAYDVLVRRLELDYESPPDPRVTLLAAGFREQMLRAPDIAVPEVNVASSAPPAAVASSHSSDVAMTHTDAAAHASQSRGPNKRHAWKVRLGGAVIAAAALAAVGYRTMSAREAAAAPRMRPLIAVTNVVNVRHDTSIAWLEDGLKQMIAADLSNSNAIDVVPPSRVHDVLVRAGYPSGTAISTDQAADVARRVNATLAVSAELSHGGGGYVVGIDVFNAADGKLLRMSTVTGTDILGVADAAAARVLDVVNSAARSPHFADIETSSPEAYKHFVRGMQASAAGQFPTDERELDAALALDPGFVSAITARRDIAIKHGELGVAAQMDSAFARHSNRASAWDRLIDEASRSFHGGEIARAEALARDIVARYPGDPRAYVFLSYVLMEHGHWLSADTVLQAELALDSLAVAAGPGPCAPCFAYHGMADTRQEAGDFAGAERAARAWVALQPELPDAWVTLANTLAVSGRPDRAIAVGEHGASLTSDPFPAISVGRWLIMSRRYDAAEAYAAKLRKSTNPQLRYGGDDIEGMVARERGQLRAANRIFERVESTYGPTDPMHLLHADDLARLGDFAAARSEFTAFARLGPTDGSLALSGDDARAFTWPRALEADALAASGDTLLLRAMADSLEQVGPRSYYGRDWTIFHHVRGLIAMQGKRYAEAEREFKVARFGYAGWTRTVAELAQAQLEQGRARDAIATLRRAYASAPDAMGRYMPRSEVDLRMSNAFRAAGMTDSARVYRQYVARAWAHADPEVKRLMVKLPDS, encoded by the coding sequence TTGCGCGTCAATCACTTACGGTTGATCACACTCGGTCGCCTGGCGCTTGTTTCCGGCTCGGGTGATGACGAATCGCTGTCCAGGCGTCGCCGGCAGCTTGCTGTCCTGGCGGTGCTCGCGCTCAACGCGCGTCCGGTAAGCAGGGAACAGCTGGTCGACATGTTCTGGGGCGATGAACCCGAGGACCGCGCCCGCCATTCGCTCTCCAATGCGCTCTCGAGCATTCGCGGGTTGCTCGGGCCGGCCGCGATCGCCACTCGGCAAACAGACGTTGCTCTCTCTCCCGATGCGCAGCTCGGCGTCGATGCCCTGGAGTTCAACGCAGCGTGCGAGGCATCGGACCACGAGCGCGCGGTCGCGCTGTACACCGGACCGTTTCTGGACGGCGTTTTCGTTCCCGATTCGCCCCGGTTCGACGCCTGGGTTGCACGTGAGAGAGCGCGGCTCGAGCGCCAGTTCCTGCACGCGTGCGAAGCGCACTGCACGGCACTCTCGCGTGCCGGCCGCTGGGACGAGTGCGCAGCGCTCGCGACGCGGTGGCTGGATGCACTGCCACCGTCCCGGGCGGCTGCGATAATGATGCTCTCGTCGCTCGCCGCGCCAGGTACCAGGGAGGCGCTCCACACCGCGCTCAATGCGTATGACGTGCTCGTGCGACGGCTCGAGCTGGACTATGAATCACCGCCCGATCCGCGCGTGACCCTGCTGGCCGCCGGATTTCGCGAGCAGATGCTGCGCGCGCCCGACATCGCGGTGCCGGAAGTAAACGTCGCGTCGTCAGCGCCGCCTGCGGCTGTGGCGTCGTCCCACTCATCCGACGTCGCGATGACGCACACCGACGCGGCGGCACATGCCTCGCAATCACGCGGACCGAACAAGCGACATGCATGGAAAGTGCGGCTCGGCGGCGCCGTGATTGCCGCGGCCGCCCTGGCAGCTGTTGGGTATCGCACCATGTCGGCGCGAGAAGCCGCTGCAGCGCCGCGCATGCGTCCGTTGATTGCGGTGACGAACGTCGTCAACGTGCGACACGACACGTCGATCGCATGGCTGGAAGACGGTCTCAAGCAGATGATCGCCGCCGATCTCTCGAATTCGAACGCAATCGATGTCGTTCCACCGTCACGCGTCCACGACGTGCTCGTTCGTGCGGGATACCCGTCCGGCACCGCAATTTCCACGGACCAGGCAGCGGATGTTGCCCGACGTGTGAATGCGACGTTGGCGGTGAGCGCCGAATTGAGCCATGGCGGAGGAGGATATGTCGTCGGCATCGACGTGTTCAATGCGGCCGACGGAAAGTTGCTGCGGATGTCCACCGTAACGGGCACCGACATACTCGGTGTTGCCGATGCGGCTGCAGCGCGCGTACTCGACGTGGTGAACTCCGCAGCCCGGTCCCCGCATTTTGCCGACATCGAGACCTCCAGCCCGGAAGCCTACAAGCATTTCGTCCGCGGCATGCAGGCGAGCGCCGCGGGCCAGTTCCCGACCGACGAGCGCGAGCTGGACGCAGCGCTCGCACTGGATCCCGGGTTCGTAAGCGCGATAACCGCGCGGCGTGATATCGCGATCAAGCATGGCGAGCTCGGAGTTGCGGCGCAGATGGACTCAGCGTTCGCGCGCCACTCAAATCGTGCATCCGCCTGGGACCGATTGATCGATGAAGCGTCACGGTCGTTCCACGGAGGTGAAATAGCGCGCGCCGAAGCTCTGGCGCGGGATATCGTCGCGAGATATCCAGGCGATCCGCGCGCATATGTTTTCCTCTCGTATGTGTTGATGGAGCACGGACACTGGCTGTCGGCGGATACCGTGCTGCAGGCGGAGCTCGCTCTGGATTCGCTCGCTGTCGCCGCCGGCCCTGGTCCCTGCGCGCCGTGCTTCGCGTATCACGGAATGGCGGATACTCGACAGGAAGCCGGCGATTTCGCCGGTGCGGAGCGCGCGGCGCGAGCCTGGGTCGCATTGCAGCCGGAATTGCCGGACGCGTGGGTGACGCTGGCGAACACACTGGCCGTGAGCGGGCGCCCGGACCGGGCGATAGCGGTCGGTGAGCATGGCGCATCGCTCACATCCGATCCATTTCCTGCAATCTCCGTCGGTCGCTGGTTGATCATGAGCCGGCGTTATGATGCAGCCGAGGCGTACGCTGCCAAACTCCGGAAGTCCACCAATCCGCAGCTGCGTTATGGTGGCGACGACATTGAGGGAATGGTCGCGCGCGAGCGTGGACAACTGCGCGCCGCGAACAGGATCTTCGAGCGCGTCGAGTCGACCTACGGACCGACCGATCCGATGCATCTGCTGCACGCCGACGATCTCGCACGACTCGGAGACTTCGCCGCTGCGCGCAGTGAATTCACGGCATTCGCGCGTCTCGGTCCGACCGATGGCTCACTCGCTCTGAGCGGCGACGACGCACGCGCATTCACATGGCCGCGCGCACTCGAGGCCGACGCGTTGGCGGCCTCGGGCGACACGCTGCTGTTGCGTGCGATGGCCGACTCGCTCGAACAGGTCGGTCCCCGCAGCTACTACGGACGCGACTGGACGATCTTCCACCATGTCCGTGGCCTCATCGCGATGCAGGGCAAGCGATACGCAGAAGCCGAGCGTGAGTTCAAGGTCGCGCGCTTTGGCTACGCGGGTTGGACACGCACCGTAGCCGAGCTGGCGCAGGCACAACTCGAGCAGGGGCGCGCGCGCGACGCGATTGCGACGTTACGTCGCGCGTACGCGAGCGCGCCCGATGCCATGGGTCGCTACATGCCGCGAAGCGAGGTCGATCTACGCATGTCGAACGCATTTCGCGCGGCCGGGATGACGGACAGCGCGCGGGTGTATCGCCAGTACGTCGCGCGCGCGTGGGCGCATGCGGATCCGGAGGTGAAGCGTTTGATGGTGAAGTTGCCGGATAGCTGA
- a CDS encoding ATP-binding protein: MAAKHLTAAAAVMPVVVVMGARQTGKSTLVRSHPVFGKYPYVTLDNSDIREQAAADPAGLLARSPHLVIDEVQRDPELILSLKEYVDNQPRRTPGQFVLTGSANLLAMKKIRESLAGRASYTTLWPMTRRERLGFGTAGLWDEYQTRPFSEWNAIANASPNPQDDWRTLVSMSGYPTPALDCGTATARAIWYQGYIDTYLDRDLQDLASIANRTDFRRLMRVAALRIGAIVNKTEWGRDAGIPPTTVDRYLDLLETSYQLVRVSAYSVNRGKRLIKSPKCYWSDTGLATYIAGEVEPSGFHLENMVLCDLLAWRDSVAQRPSIMHWRTTTGDEVDFVIELPDQTVIAIECKGGSRPGYNDAAPLRSFIAEYGSKVRGALLLHGGTGTYVLGDRILATPWWRIL; the protein is encoded by the coding sequence GTGGCCGCCAAGCATCTGACGGCTGCCGCAGCCGTGATGCCTGTGGTAGTGGTCATGGGCGCACGCCAGACCGGGAAGAGCACTCTCGTGCGAAGCCATCCAGTGTTTGGCAAGTATCCATATGTGACACTGGACAACTCCGACATCCGCGAGCAGGCGGCTGCGGACCCAGCCGGTCTTCTTGCACGCTCGCCACATCTGGTAATCGATGAGGTACAGCGTGACCCGGAGCTTATTCTCAGTCTCAAGGAGTACGTAGATAACCAACCACGGCGGACTCCCGGTCAGTTCGTCTTGACCGGGTCCGCGAACCTGCTGGCGATGAAGAAAATCAGAGAGTCGCTCGCGGGACGTGCGTCATATACAACACTCTGGCCGATGACGCGCCGAGAGCGCCTTGGCTTCGGGACTGCCGGACTCTGGGACGAGTACCAGACGCGTCCGTTCAGTGAATGGAACGCGATCGCGAACGCCTCGCCAAATCCGCAGGATGACTGGCGTACGCTGGTAAGTATGAGCGGCTACCCAACGCCGGCGCTCGATTGCGGGACGGCCACGGCGCGTGCCATCTGGTATCAGGGATACATCGATACGTATCTCGATCGTGACCTTCAGGACCTCGCATCCATTGCGAATCGCACTGACTTTCGGCGATTGATGCGCGTCGCAGCGCTTCGAATCGGTGCGATCGTGAACAAGACAGAATGGGGTCGGGATGCGGGAATTCCACCGACGACCGTGGATCGCTATCTCGATTTGCTCGAGACATCGTACCAGCTGGTCCGTGTGAGCGCATATTCCGTCAACCGTGGAAAGCGACTCATCAAGAGTCCCAAATGCTATTGGAGCGATACCGGTCTCGCGACGTACATCGCAGGGGAAGTCGAACCGAGCGGTTTCCATCTCGAGAACATGGTGCTGTGCGATCTGCTTGCCTGGCGCGACAGCGTTGCACAGAGGCCATCGATCATGCACTGGCGCACGACGACCGGCGATGAAGTGGATTTCGTAATCGAGCTACCGGATCAGACGGTGATCGCGATCGAATGCAAGGGCGGCTCGCGGCCGGGATACAACGATGCTGCACCGCTCCGCAGCTTTATTGCAGAGTACGGCAGCAAGGTCCGCGGAGCACTTCTCCTGCACGGTGGGACCGGGACGTACGTGTTGGGTGATCGTATTCTTGCTACACCGTGGTGGCGCATATTGTAG
- the menA gene encoding 1,4-dihydroxy-2-naphthoate octaprenyltransferase has product MSETTQAAPAPPAPTSTEESQLRIRAALLAATRVAVGTHAGEEVRVRMMHPGPWLPDDPAARPIVYLASMKTDPKIREMSTRPEVALLLHESPTGEEHTSWEMELTGRAEIVRDPEERERAKQATMRTSSIVRYLDSVGQTDLLSFVRVTPRFMKHRVFGEIVAGRPPSILDFGSDATDRPSDRALMARRLGTWKEIVRWPTLTASAASVVVGVAAAFAVTGAVNWGWALLTLIAAVALQACTNIKNDLDDQLSGADDRNRTPILGFTGGSRVLQRGLATRGELLVAMLGFGLVSTAIGAYFAIAGRAGVLLFGLAGLLIGFIYTGAPFRLANRGLGELAVALAFGVGVVCGTTYVQVGSIPMLALAASIPVSILVALILFINGFQDAASDDEVSKRTMVVRLGLLRASRVYPVIAAIAGLTLIGFVIAGTLPPLALLGLAGFPLFAKATMVARRSFDHPVELVPANAYTVVGHLASALALAVGLVWAGLGGGMNAEVLVVAAFGVLLILYYNHSIGRLASAFYGVRDAVAKS; this is encoded by the coding sequence ATGAGCGAAACCACCCAGGCTGCTCCAGCGCCTCCGGCCCCGACATCGACAGAGGAATCACAGCTCCGCATCCGCGCGGCTCTGCTCGCCGCGACTCGCGTTGCGGTCGGCACGCATGCGGGCGAGGAGGTACGCGTCAGAATGATGCACCCCGGCCCGTGGCTGCCGGATGATCCAGCGGCGCGCCCCATCGTGTATCTGGCTTCGATGAAGACCGATCCCAAGATTCGCGAGATGAGCACGCGACCGGAAGTTGCGCTGCTGCTGCACGAATCGCCAACTGGTGAAGAGCACACGAGCTGGGAGATGGAGCTGACCGGGCGCGCGGAAATCGTGCGTGACCCCGAGGAGCGCGAGCGCGCCAAGCAGGCCACGATGCGAACTTCGTCGATCGTGCGCTATCTCGACTCGGTCGGACAGACGGATCTTCTGTCATTCGTGCGAGTCACGCCGCGCTTCATGAAGCATCGCGTGTTCGGAGAGATCGTCGCGGGACGGCCACCGTCGATCCTCGACTTTGGCAGCGACGCCACGGACAGGCCGAGTGACCGCGCGCTGATGGCTCGCCGGCTCGGCACATGGAAGGAGATCGTGCGCTGGCCCACACTCACGGCGAGCGCCGCCTCAGTGGTCGTTGGAGTTGCGGCGGCGTTTGCAGTGACCGGCGCCGTGAACTGGGGATGGGCACTTCTCACGCTCATCGCAGCGGTCGCACTGCAAGCGTGCACCAACATCAAGAACGATCTGGACGATCAGCTCAGTGGGGCCGATGACAGAAACCGCACCCCCATACTGGGCTTCACCGGCGGGTCGCGAGTGTTGCAACGTGGTCTCGCGACGCGCGGCGAGCTGCTGGTTGCGATGCTCGGGTTCGGCCTGGTGAGTACGGCGATCGGTGCATACTTCGCGATCGCCGGGCGCGCAGGCGTGCTGTTGTTCGGGCTTGCTGGACTGTTGATCGGCTTCATCTACACCGGCGCGCCTTTCCGGCTCGCAAACCGCGGACTCGGCGAGCTTGCAGTGGCGCTTGCATTTGGAGTCGGAGTCGTGTGCGGTACGACGTACGTCCAGGTCGGAAGCATTCCGATGCTCGCGCTGGCTGCCTCGATCCCGGTTTCGATACTGGTAGCGCTGATCCTGTTCATCAACGGGTTCCAGGATGCAGCCAGTGACGACGAGGTATCAAAACGTACGATGGTCGTGCGACTCGGATTGTTGCGTGCGAGTCGTGTGTATCCCGTGATCGCGGCGATTGCGGGACTCACGCTCATCGGGTTCGTGATTGCGGGCACGCTGCCGCCGCTGGCGCTGCTCGGGCTCGCAGGATTCCCGCTGTTCGCCAAGGCGACGATGGTCGCGCGCAGGAGCTTCGACCATCCGGTCGAGCTCGTTCCGGCGAATGCGTACACAGTGGTGGGACATCTGGCCAGCGCTCTCGCTCTCGCTGTCGGTCTCGTGTGGGCCGGCCTCGGCGGCGGGATGAACGCCGAGGTGCTGGTAGTCGCCGCGTTCGGTGTGCTGCTCATTCTGTACTACAACCACTCGATCGGCAGGCTCGCGAGTGCGTTTTACGGGGTGAGGGACGCGGTAGCGAAGAGCTAG
- a CDS encoding MerR family transcriptional regulator: MKEPPWKVGELARNTGMSVRALHHYDEIGLLRPSLRTAAGHRLYDRTDIERLQQIHSLRLMGISLDETKRLLDGAAASPRQVIDLHLARLHEQMAMQKQLVRRLKALADHLDTAKPLSLEELCKTIEEMMRVEKYFTPEQLDVMEQRRISVGEERMHTVRDDWNEIIPKVRAAMENGTDPTSPEILALARRWKALVDEFTGGDPAIANAVKTMYNDDGPALQEKLGNVPTKEMFAYICKSIEALKS, from the coding sequence ATGAAGGAACCGCCATGGAAGGTCGGTGAGTTGGCCCGCAACACGGGCATGTCCGTTCGCGCCCTGCACCATTACGACGAGATCGGACTGCTGAGGCCATCGCTCCGGACCGCGGCTGGTCACCGGCTGTACGACCGGACCGACATCGAGCGGCTGCAACAGATCCACTCCCTGCGACTGATGGGGATATCGCTGGACGAGACGAAGCGACTGCTCGACGGGGCTGCCGCTTCTCCTCGGCAGGTAATCGACCTGCACCTGGCCAGGCTGCACGAGCAGATGGCCATGCAGAAACAGCTGGTCAGACGCCTGAAGGCGCTTGCCGATCATCTGGACACCGCGAAGCCTCTCTCACTCGAAGAGCTTTGCAAAACAATCGAGGAAATGATGCGAGTCGAGAAATACTTCACTCCCGAGCAGCTGGACGTGATGGAGCAGCGAAGAATCAGCGTCGGCGAGGAGCGTATGCACACCGTGCGCGACGACTGGAACGAGATTATTCCGAAAGTACGGGCGGCGATGGAGAACGGCACCGACCCCACGAGCCCCGAAATACTGGCGCTCGCGCGACGCTGGAAGGCACTCGTCGACGAATTCACCGGCGGCGATCCTGCAATCGCGAACGCCGTGAAGACGATGTACAACGACGACGGACCGGCGCTGCAGGAAAAGCTCGGAAATGTGCCGACGAAGGAGATGTTCGCTTACATCTGCAAGAGCATCGAGGCACTGAAGAGCTAG